The window AACCTGCGCTTGGCGCTGCAAGTCATCTTTTTGGTCACGACTTGAAACACGAGCATAAGCAATGGTTTTTCGGTCTAATTTTGGTGGTGTATTTAAAGGGTGTGGTCTTACTTCATTTAAATCATAACGTCTGTGACCATTTTCGGTTCTTTTGGCGACTAACGTACCATCTTCATCCCAACGTCTTAATGTCGATTGAGCAACCCCAAAATGCTTGGCCGCCTCCCCAATACTAACCAGTTTTCCCATAACCCTATCTCTTTATTGTTTTTTAATTTACTTATTATAGATATAAATGATTAGAATTGGTTATATTTTAGGTAACTGTTCGTAACCCTGACCTGACCCAGTTTCATCCTGAACACCATCATTATGACCCTAAAGCGACAGAAGAAGAGCCACGCTGGTATATGGTGGACGTGACCCTTGAACAAGCTTTTATCGATACACTGCCGCTATCAGAACTCAAATTCTTGCCCGCGCTTGAGGATTCTTTATTACTCAGAAAAGGCTGTGCGCAATTAACCGTCATCCCGCTTGAACCCAAGCATTGGCGAACGATTATGGATATGGCAGAGACCCTAGATCTCTTGCCGGATAGTGAGGACTCCTTATTGCCGTTACTATGACTCAGGTATACTAATTACTGTTCAATTAATGCCTGCAGAAAACATTGACATCACGGCACAGCTTCTTTACCATTCTAGTTACTTTTGACCTGTCCATTCATATCTTGAATTGACGGGTTATTTTTATTTTGGTGTCCGTATTTTGCTGGCTGTCTTTTAATAACTCTCTATTTCTTATTATAGTCAGTACACTTTCAAACAGAGACAGTGTGGCTGGTAGAAATTTTTGCAGCCTCTGTCTGGCGAAGCGCACAGCACGCTAGCAAATTCTTACCAGCTGCACACATTTATCTACTATCTACGTATCGCTTTTATTTAGTATTGATTATAACTAATCAGCCCGTATTTCAGCCCGTATTATTGTGTTTAGCATGATTTACCAGAGTATGATTGCCGGCACTATCCCTCTCTTACTGTCTCGCTATTGATTTGTTGATGGCAGCATTTGTCCGTCAACAATAACCACCGTGAATAATTAACAAGTTGCTAACTATGGTTTTCCCGTTATCCTTTAAAGACTTTAAGAGCTACAGCCTGCGCCTAGGCGTGCTAGCGCTGCCTATCTTGATCACTCAGTTTTGCCAAGCAGCACTTGGTGTGGTCGATGCCATTATGGCCGGCCAAGTTTCAGCACTCGACTTAGCTGCTGTGGCGGTTGGTTCTGGTATCTGGCTACCGCTGTTTTTATTAGCCACGGGTATTTTAATCGCTACCACACCCCTGATTGGGGAAGCGATAGGTCAGAACAAACACGACCAAGTACCACACATTACCCAGCAGTCGCTATGGACCGCAGGGGTTATTGGTATTATTGGTTTTATTATCGTTAATCTAGCGCCAAACGTACTGGGACTGATGGGCGTCCCTGAAAATATTCAGCCTATAGCGACTCAATACTTACATGGGGTGTCTTTTGGTTTCCCTGCTTTAGCAGTATATGCGGTGCTACGTAGTTACTGCGAGGCGCTCGGTCGCCCTGAACCGGTGACGATTATCAGTGTCATTGGATTATTAGCCGATATTCCACTTAACTACATTTTTATTCATGGTTTATACGGTATGCCTGAGATGGGTGGTGCGGGTTGCGGGGTGGCAACGGCGATGGTGTTATGGATAAATGTCTTACTATTGGCTGCTTACACCACCTTTACTAAGCGCCAGCAATTTGCCAGTACGCGATTTTTTTATAGCTTCACTAAACCCGACCGCGAGCAAATCACAAAATTACTTAAGCTGGGAATACCAATTGGTGTTTCTATCTTTTTTGAAGCCAGTTTATTTAGCTTAGGGGCATTAGTGATCAGTCCGTTAGGCGAATTGGCAACAGCGTCGCATCAAGTGGCACTGGCAGTGACTTCGCAGCTGTTTATGATACCCATCTCGGTAGCAATGGCCCTGACCATTATGGTGTCCAATCGTTTTGGCCAAAAGAATCTCCTCGCTGTGCGTCAGGTTCAAGCCACGGGGCTTATCTGGACCGTACTTATTGCTATAGTTTGTATGCTGGGGATTTGGCTGTTCAGACCTCAACTGGCAGCCGCTTTCACTGATAACCTAGAAGTACGCGCACAAGCCATGCACCTATTGATTTTTGCGCTTGCCTATCAATTATTTGATGGCTGGCAGGTCAATATTGCTGGTATATTACGTGGTATGCAAGACACTACCGTGCCAATGTGGGTGACGCTATTTTGCTATTGGATCGTCGCCTTACCGCTTGGTATTTACTTAGTGCGCTTTACGGATACTGGTGCACAAGGGTTTTGGATGGCGTTAATTACCGGCTTATTTTTATCTTCTATTCTACTCACGCTGCGTCTGCGTTATCAACAGAAACGCTTGAGAGCAATGTGGGCTTAGCTCAATTAACCATCCTTTATTACATAAACGGTGTTACTAAGCTATAGTGTGTGGATGTGCTGCCAAAGATTGTCTTCTAAATTTTGCCCTTCAGCATTTTTTAAATAGTTGTCTTATTTTTCTATTGGACTTTTCTATCGTAGCGTCTAGTAACCATTACTAGACGCTACCTAGCGACATAGACTATGATAAATGACTGGGTGTTTCTTACCGATGAATATGTTCACGTCAAAATATGTAAAATTTCCAGTTAACAACTGTACATTGATTGCTCATTGCGCTGAATATAGGTATCATTAGCAACTAATTAGACAATATTTTGTTACACTATTACTTGAATTCTAGTACAAGGCCTCATTAAAATTATGGATATTGAAAAAATACGCACCCTAATCGCCCTCATGGAAGAAAACGAACTGGTCAATCTAGAAGTCAGTTCAGACGATGAGCATATTAGTCTTACTCGTCATTACGATACCCCTGCCCCGACGATGATGGCTGCGCCTACTGCTGGCGGTGTGCCTGTCGCTACTGAAGCCAAAGAAAATGCAAAAGCGGGTAGCGTTGAGACCTCACCCATGGTGGGTGTATTTTATTCCGCGCCTAGCCCTAACGATCCTCCATTTGTAAAAATCGGACAAAAAGTACAAGCTGGTGATACGCTGGGTATCATCGAAGCGATGAAAATCATGAACCCGCTTGAAGCCACTCAAAGTGGTGTCGTTGACGAAATCTTAGTGGACAACTCTGAGGTCGTACAGTTTGGCCAGCCCGTCATACG of the Psychrobacter sp. LV10R520-6 genome contains:
- a CDS encoding EVE domain-containing protein; amino-acid sequence: MTQFHPEHHHYDPKATEEEPRWYMVDVTLEQAFIDTLPLSELKFLPALEDSLLLRKGCAQLTVIPLEPKHWRTIMDMAETLDLLPDSEDSLLPLL
- a CDS encoding MATE family efflux transporter: MVFPLSFKDFKSYSLRLGVLALPILITQFCQAALGVVDAIMAGQVSALDLAAVAVGSGIWLPLFLLATGILIATTPLIGEAIGQNKHDQVPHITQQSLWTAGVIGIIGFIIVNLAPNVLGLMGVPENIQPIATQYLHGVSFGFPALAVYAVLRSYCEALGRPEPVTIISVIGLLADIPLNYIFIHGLYGMPEMGGAGCGVATAMVLWINVLLLAAYTTFTKRQQFASTRFFYSFTKPDREQITKLLKLGIPIGVSIFFEASLFSLGALVISPLGELATASHQVALAVTSQLFMIPISVAMALTIMVSNRFGQKNLLAVRQVQATGLIWTVLIAIVCMLGIWLFRPQLAAAFTDNLEVRAQAMHLLIFALAYQLFDGWQVNIAGILRGMQDTTVPMWVTLFCYWIVALPLGIYLVRFTDTGAQGFWMALITGLFLSSILLTLRLRYQQKRLRAMWA
- the accB gene encoding acetyl-CoA carboxylase biotin carboxyl carrier protein; translated protein: MDIEKIRTLIALMEENELVNLEVSSDDEHISLTRHYDTPAPTMMAAPTAGGVPVATEAKENAKAGSVETSPMVGVFYSAPSPNDPPFVKIGQKVQAGDTLGIIEAMKIMNPLEATQSGVVDEILVDNSEVVQFGQPVIRYKA